A region of uncultured Draconibacterium sp. DNA encodes the following proteins:
- a CDS encoding AIR synthase related protein, translating to MVTESRYSARGVSASKEDVHEAIKNVDKGLFPKAFCKIVPDILGGDDEWCNIMHADGAGTKSALAYMYWKETGDVSVWKGIAQDALIMNVDDLLCVGATDNILVSSTIGRNKNNIPGEVIAAIINGTEELLANLREMGVSIYSTGGETADVGDLVRTIIVDSTVTCRMKKADVVSADKIAAGDVIVGLSSSGTATYETEYNGGMGSNGLTSARHDVFANYLAEKYPESFDPAVPADLVYSGGKKLTEAVEGLDIDAGKLVLSPTRTYAPVIKKVLDKYRSQISGMIHCSGGAQTKVLHFVDNVHVIKDNMFSVPPLFKLIQEQSGTDWKEMYKVFNMGHRYEIYCSADVADEIIEISKSFNIDAQIIGKVEPFDGNKLTIKSEKGEFIY from the coding sequence ATGGTAACGGAATCAAGATATAGTGCGAGGGGTGTTTCGGCCTCGAAAGAAGATGTGCATGAAGCGATTAAGAATGTAGACAAAGGGCTTTTTCCAAAGGCATTCTGTAAAATCGTTCCCGATATTTTAGGGGGAGACGACGAATGGTGCAATATTATGCATGCCGATGGTGCGGGAACAAAGTCGGCCCTGGCTTACATGTATTGGAAAGAAACCGGAGACGTTTCGGTGTGGAAAGGAATTGCACAAGATGCATTGATCATGAATGTTGACGACCTGCTTTGTGTGGGTGCCACCGATAATATTTTGGTGTCGTCGACTATTGGCCGTAACAAAAACAACATTCCGGGCGAGGTAATTGCCGCCATTATTAACGGAACCGAAGAGTTGCTTGCCAATCTTCGCGAAATGGGTGTTAGCATTTATTCAACAGGTGGCGAAACTGCCGATGTTGGCGACCTGGTTCGTACCATCATTGTTGACTCAACGGTTACCTGCCGCATGAAAAAAGCTGATGTGGTGTCGGCCGATAAAATTGCTGCCGGCGATGTAATTGTTGGTTTGTCATCATCGGGCACAGCAACTTACGAAACAGAATACAACGGCGGAATGGGAAGTAACGGATTGACCTCGGCCCGCCACGATGTTTTTGCTAATTATCTGGCCGAGAAATATCCTGAGAGTTTTGACCCTGCAGTGCCTGCAGATTTGGTTTATTCAGGTGGAAAGAAATTGACCGAGGCTGTTGAAGGTTTGGATATTGATGCAGGGAAACTGGTACTTTCTCCAACGCGTACTTACGCACCGGTAATCAAAAAAGTGCTGGATAAGTACCGCTCACAAATTTCAGGAATGATTCATTGTTCGGGTGGAGCGCAAACAAAGGTGCTGCACTTTGTCGACAATGTACACGTGATTAAAGACAATATGTTCTCCGTTCCTCCACTCTTCAAATTAATTCAGGAGCAATCGGGAACCGACTGGAAAGAAATGTACAAGGTGTTCAACATGGGGCACCGTTACGAAATATACTGCAGTGCCGATGTGGCCGACGAGATCATTGAAATCTCGAAATCGTTTAACATTGATGCACAAATTATTGGAAAAGTTGAACCTTTTGACGGCAATAAGCTTACAATTAAGTCGGAGAAAGGCGAGTTTATTTATTAA